A section of the Canis lupus baileyi chromosome 5, mCanLup2.hap1, whole genome shotgun sequence genome encodes:
- the SETD9 gene encoding SET domain-containing protein 9 isoform X3 — protein MPGRLLRGLWQRWRRYKYRFVPWIALNLNHNPRTLRYVPEESKDKVISDEDVLGTLLKVFQALFINDLNKQSDILTMLPETVKSNYHDLLSVQHPRVKLLEHRHQQQNNFKPEEILYKTLGFSVARATSSLISAGKGVFVTRGLVPKGAVVSMYPGTVYQKYEPIFFQSIGNPFIFRCLDGVLIDGNDKGISKVVYRSCNGRDRLGPFKMSDSTWLTSEICNPLAVGQYVNNCSNDRAANVCYQEFDVPAVFPIELKQYLPNIAYSCDKQSEYHKMYLSHSISATIHH, from the exons ATGCCCGGCCGCCTGCTGCGGGGCCTGTGGCAGCGATGGCGCCGTTACAAGTACCGCTTCGTTCCCTGGATCGCGCTGAACCTAAACCACAACCCCAG GACCCTCCGATATGTTCCAGAGGAATCCAAAGACAAAGTTATCTCAGATGAAGATGTCCTAGGAACATTACTGAAAGTTTTCCAGGCTCTATTCATAAATGATCTCAATAAGCAATCAGATATCTTGACTATGCTTCCAGAAACTGTTAAATCAAACTATCACGACCTACTGTCAGTTCAACATCCAAGGGTGAAACTGCTTGAACACAGACATCAACAGCAAAATAACTTTAAGCCAGAAGAGATTCTTTATAAGACATTGGGTTTCAGTGTTGCCCGAGCAACTAGCTCATTGATTTCTGCTGGAAAAGGTGTCTTCGTTACCAGAGGATTGGTACCAAAAGGCGCGGTTGTATCTATGTATCCTG GTACAGTATATCAGAAGTATGAGCCAATTTTTTTCCAATCCATTGGAAACCCATTTATTTTTAGATGCCTGGATGGGGTACTCATTGATGGAAATGACAAAGGAATATCAAAAGTTGTATACAG ATCTTGCAATGGGAGGGATCGACTTGGTCCCTTCAAAATGAGTGATAGTACTTGGCTAACATCAGAAATTTGTAACCCACTGGCTGTAGGGCAGTATGTCAACAATTGTTCAAATG ACAGAGCAGCTAATGTCTGCTATCAAGAATTTGATGTGCCTGCAGTTTTCCCTATAGAGCTGAAGCAGTATCTTCCAAACATTGCCTACAGCTGTGACAAACAAAG
- the SETD9 gene encoding SET domain-containing protein 9 isoform X1, which produces MPGRLLRGLWQRWRRYKYRFVPWIALNLNHNPRTLRYVPEESKDKVISDEDVLGTLLKVFQALFINDLNKQSDILTMLPETVKSNYHDLLSVQHPRVKLLEHRHQQQNNFKPEEILYKTLGFSVARATSSLISAGKGVFVTRGLVPKGAVVSMYPGTVYQKYEPIFFQSIGNPFIFRCLDGVLIDGNDKGISKVVYRSCNGRDRLGPFKMSDSTWLTSEICNPLAVGQYVNNCSNDRAANVCYQEFDVPAVFPIELKQYLPNIAYSCDKQRIMFFISPESTQLKEKAKLHYYFSCQFHRFGNLTMKKR; this is translated from the exons ATGCCCGGCCGCCTGCTGCGGGGCCTGTGGCAGCGATGGCGCCGTTACAAGTACCGCTTCGTTCCCTGGATCGCGCTGAACCTAAACCACAACCCCAG GACCCTCCGATATGTTCCAGAGGAATCCAAAGACAAAGTTATCTCAGATGAAGATGTCCTAGGAACATTACTGAAAGTTTTCCAGGCTCTATTCATAAATGATCTCAATAAGCAATCAGATATCTTGACTATGCTTCCAGAAACTGTTAAATCAAACTATCACGACCTACTGTCAGTTCAACATCCAAGGGTGAAACTGCTTGAACACAGACATCAACAGCAAAATAACTTTAAGCCAGAAGAGATTCTTTATAAGACATTGGGTTTCAGTGTTGCCCGAGCAACTAGCTCATTGATTTCTGCTGGAAAAGGTGTCTTCGTTACCAGAGGATTGGTACCAAAAGGCGCGGTTGTATCTATGTATCCTG GTACAGTATATCAGAAGTATGAGCCAATTTTTTTCCAATCCATTGGAAACCCATTTATTTTTAGATGCCTGGATGGGGTACTCATTGATGGAAATGACAAAGGAATATCAAAAGTTGTATACAG ATCTTGCAATGGGAGGGATCGACTTGGTCCCTTCAAAATGAGTGATAGTACTTGGCTAACATCAGAAATTTGTAACCCACTGGCTGTAGGGCAGTATGTCAACAATTGTTCAAATG ACAGAGCAGCTAATGTCTGCTATCAAGAATTTGATGTGCCTGCAGTTTTCCCTATAGAGCTGAAGCAGTATCTTCCAAACATTGCCTACAGCTGTGACAAACAAAG GATCATGTTCTTCATCTCACCTGAGAGCACCCAGTTGAAGGAAAAAGCCAAATTACACTATTATTTCTCTTGCCAATTTCATAGGTTTGGAAacttaacaatgaaaaaaagataa
- the SETD9 gene encoding SET domain-containing protein 9 isoform X2 — protein sequence MPGRLLRGLWQRWRRYKYRFVPWIALNLNHNPRTLRYVPEESKDKVISDEDVLGTLLKVFQALFINDLNKQSDILTMLPETVKSNYHDLLSVQHPRVKLLEHRHQQQNNFKPEEILYKTLGFSVARATSSLISAGKGVFVTRGLVPKGAVVSMYPGTVYQKYEPIFFQSIGNPFIFRCLDGVLIDGNDKGISKVVYRSCNGRDRLGPFKMSDSTWLTSEICNPLAVGQYVNNCSNDRAANVCYQEFDVPAVFPIELKQYLPNIAYSCDKQSPLRCVILVALRDIKQGEELFSNYYTIVS from the exons ATGCCCGGCCGCCTGCTGCGGGGCCTGTGGCAGCGATGGCGCCGTTACAAGTACCGCTTCGTTCCCTGGATCGCGCTGAACCTAAACCACAACCCCAG GACCCTCCGATATGTTCCAGAGGAATCCAAAGACAAAGTTATCTCAGATGAAGATGTCCTAGGAACATTACTGAAAGTTTTCCAGGCTCTATTCATAAATGATCTCAATAAGCAATCAGATATCTTGACTATGCTTCCAGAAACTGTTAAATCAAACTATCACGACCTACTGTCAGTTCAACATCCAAGGGTGAAACTGCTTGAACACAGACATCAACAGCAAAATAACTTTAAGCCAGAAGAGATTCTTTATAAGACATTGGGTTTCAGTGTTGCCCGAGCAACTAGCTCATTGATTTCTGCTGGAAAAGGTGTCTTCGTTACCAGAGGATTGGTACCAAAAGGCGCGGTTGTATCTATGTATCCTG GTACAGTATATCAGAAGTATGAGCCAATTTTTTTCCAATCCATTGGAAACCCATTTATTTTTAGATGCCTGGATGGGGTACTCATTGATGGAAATGACAAAGGAATATCAAAAGTTGTATACAG ATCTTGCAATGGGAGGGATCGACTTGGTCCCTTCAAAATGAGTGATAGTACTTGGCTAACATCAGAAATTTGTAACCCACTGGCTGTAGGGCAGTATGTCAACAATTGTTCAAATG ACAGAGCAGCTAATGTCTGCTATCAAGAATTTGATGTGCCTGCAGTTTTCCCTATAGAGCTGAAGCAGTATCTTCCAAACATTGCCTACAGCTGTGACAAACAAAG